CAATATGCTATCCAAACGGGTCAACATCCTAGAAACACTACTGAAATTAATATTGATGGTTGTTTAGATGCAAAAGGAAATATCCTAAAAAAGTATGTAAATGAAGATGGAAGTATTAAAGATACTGCACTTATAGAAAAAGGTAAGAGGCTTAGTATCAATGATAGTAACTATCAAGAAAATATAATTAAAGGATATAGACGTCAATTAGATAAAATTGGTTTTTCTTTTGATTGGAGTCGTGAGGTACGCACATCAACACCTGAGTATTACAAATGGACACAATGGATTTTTATTCAACTATTCGAGTCTTGGTATAATAACGATTCTAATAAGGCTGAAGACATCTCAACATTAGTTGCTAAATTTTCTGCGGAAGGAAATGCTAAAGTCAATGCCGTTTGTGATGATACTATCGAGGTGTTTACTGCGGAACAATGGAATACTTTTGATTCTAAAAAACAACAAGAAATACTATTACAGTATAGACTAACGTATTTAGCTGAAACAGAAGTGAATTGGTGTCCTGCTTTAGGAACCGTTTTAGCAAATGACGAAATCGTACACGGTGTGTCAGAACGTGGTGGTCATCCTGTGATGCGTAAAAAAATGACGCAATGGAGTATGCGTATTTCTGCTTACGCAGAACGTTTGCTGCAAGGATTAGACACTATAGATTGGACAGATTCGCTTAAAGAAAGCCAACGTAACTGGATTGGAAAATCTGTTGGAGCATCAGTGACTTTTAATGTTATTCCAAATGTCACTCTGAGCGCAGTCGAAGAGTCTCTAAAAATAGAGGTCTTCACAACAAGGCCTGACACTATTTTTGGTGTTAGTTTTATGACATTGGCTCCAGAACACGATCTAGTTTCTAAAATAACAACTCCAGAACAAAAAACAGAAGTTGAAGCATACATTCTAGCAACCGCAAAACGTAGCGAACGCGATCGTATGGCAGATGTAAAAACCATTTCTGGTGCATTTACAGGCGCTTATGCAGAACATCCTTTTAGTAAAGAGCCCATTCCGATTTGGATTGGAGATTATGTTTTAGCAGGTTATGGTACAGGAGCAGTAATGTCTGTCCCTTGTGGTGATCAACGTGATTACGACTTCGCAAAGCATTTTAATATCGCCATTCCAAATGTGTTTGAAGGCGCTGATATATCTAAAGAGGCATTTGCGTCTAAAGATAATGTGGTTATTGCAAACAGTGATTTCCTTAACGGAATGAACTACAAAAAAGCATCAAAACGTGCTATTTACGATTTGGAGCAAATGGGGCAAGGTGAAGGAAAAACAAATTACAGATTACGTGATGCTGTATTTTCTAGACAACGGTATTGGGGAGAACCTTTTCCAGTATACTACGTCAACGGAATGCCACAAATGATTGATAAAGCGCATTTACCAATTACATTACCTGAAGTAGAAAAATATTTACCAACCGAAACTGGAGAGCCACCATTAGGTCGTGCAGATGTTTGGGCTTGGGACACCAATACAAATACAGTGGTACCAAATGTCAACCTGAGCGCAGTCGAAGGTGAGGATAACGGGATTTACCCATTAGAACTAAACACCATGCCAGGTTGGGCAGGAAGCTCATGGTATTTCTTCAGTTATATGGAAGAAAAAGCCAAAAGAGGTGAAGACTTTGCTAGTCAAGATGCACTTAACTATTGGGAAAATGTAGATTTATATATCGGCGGTAGTGAGCATGCCACAGGACATTTATTATACTCTCGTTTTTGGACTAAGTTTTTAAAAGATAGGGAGTTTGTTGGAGTAGATGAGCCTTTCAAAAAGTTGATCAATCAAGGAATGATACTTGGGACTAGTGCTTTTGTTTATGGAGTTTGGGTTAGTTTCTCTAACTACAATACGATAAGTGATTCTGATGAAGATAATCTTGATATTATTGCTGTAGATGTTGCTAGACCTTTTTTACTTGTTTTTTCAAAAGAAAAACTAGATAAAATTAATCAAGAAGGAGAAATAGCTGAAGTAATTAAGTGGGTGAAGTTAAATTATCCTAATTCTAAGCCTATTTCAGAGATTGATAGAAGTAAACCAGCAACAAATGTTTTTAGAACTGCAGCATATAGAGGTCATGTAGATGTTTCTTTTGTCAATGCATCCGATGAATTAGATTTTGATTCCTTTAAAAAATGGAGACAAGTGTTTTATAACGCTCAATTATTAAATGATTCTCCGTATAAAGTTTACAGGGAAGTCGAAAAAATGTCTAAATCGAAATATAATGTTGTTAGTCCAGATGCTATCTGCGAGCAATATGGAGCAGATAGTTTACGTTTGTACGAAATGTTTTTAGGACCATTAGAACAAGCTAAACCTTGGAATACAGCAGGGATTACCGGTGTACATGGTTTCTTGAAAAAACTATGGAAGTTATATGTTGGAGAAGCTGGGTTAATTGTAAACGATGCAACACCAACAAAAGACAACTTAAAAACGTTACATAAAACAATAAAAAAGGTACAGGAAGATATTGAGAATTTCTCTTTTAATACGTCTGTGTCTACATTTATGATTGCTGTTAACGAGTTAACTGCACAAAAATGTACAAGTAAAGCTGTCTTAGAGCCTTTATTGGTGTTATTATCGCCTTATGCACCACATATTACTGAAGAATTATATAGTCAATTAGGTAATGAAGGTTCAATTTCTACCGCATCATTTCCAATATTTGAGGCGAGTCATTTAGTCGAAAGTAGTAAGAATTACCCGATTTCGTTTAATGGTAAAATGCGTTTTACGTTGGAGTTACCAATGGATATGTCTAAAGACGAAATTGAAAAAGCAGTTATGGCTAATGAAAAAACCATTGCGCAATTGGATGGACGTACACCTAAAAAGATAATTGTAGTGCCAGGTAAAATTGTAAATATAGTTGGGTAATTAGGAGGCAAACGTCATTGCGAGGCACGAAGCAATCTCTTGATTGAGATAACTAATTAAGATAATTAATAGAACAAGATAATAGCCGCAAGAGTAATCAGTTCTCGTTAGTTCGAGAGGAATACTTTTTCAGCATTTTGTATCGAGAACTAACATAGTAACACAATTTCAAAAGAATAAAAATCTAGAAATCATGAAAAATATAAGTTTAGTTTTAGTCTTGTTTTTATGCTTAGCATGTAACAAAAAAGAAGAAGTAAAGGTTGTCGAAATTTCTTGTGGTCAGTGCCAGTTTGGCTTAACCTCTGAGGATGGTTGCAGTCTAGCTGTTAGATTGGATGACAAAGCGTATTTTGTTGATGGTGCAGCTATTGATGATTTTGGAGATGCGCACGCAGAAGGTACTGGTTTTTGCGAAGTGATTAGAAAAGCTGAGGTCACTGGAGTAGTAATGGATAATCGTTTTAAAGCAAATAGTGTTAAAATGTTAGACTAGTTTTTTATTTGACCGTCATTACGAGGAACGAAGTAATCTTATAAATCGAAGAGGGAAAATATCGCGACACAATTTGCTCGTGCCTCAGAAACCACTCGATGTGACATTGTGTTTATCGTTATGTTAGTTTGGGAGTTATGGTTAGTAGCGAAGTTATATATCAAAGTCTATATTAGATTGAGTAGAACAGATTGAGTAGAACAAGATAATAGCCGCGAGAGTAATCAGTTCTCGTCAGTTCGAGTGACATGCTTTTTTAGTATTTTGTATCGAGAACTATTGTTTTAAGGACATCTCGATACAATTTGCTCGTGCCTCACAAACCACTCGATGTGACGTTTTGTTTATCGTTATGTTAGTTTGGGAGTTATGGTTAGTAGCGAAGTAATAACTTGAAGTGTATATTAGATTGATTAGGACTAGATAACAGAAGTAAGAGTAATCAGTTCTCGTCAGTTCGAGTGAAATGCTTTTTTAGCATTTTGTATCGAGAACTATTGCTTTAAGGACATCTCAATAAAATTTACTACTGCCGAAAATTAAAAAGAACC
This portion of the Olleya sp. Bg11-27 genome encodes:
- a CDS encoding leucine--tRNA ligase, yielding MQYHFNDIEAKWQKYWAENQTFKASNNSDKPKYYVLDMFPYPSGAGLHVGHPLGYIASDIYARYKRHKGFNVLHPQGYDSFGLPAEQYAIQTGQHPRNTTEINIDGCLDAKGNILKKYVNEDGSIKDTALIEKGKRLSINDSNYQENIIKGYRRQLDKIGFSFDWSREVRTSTPEYYKWTQWIFIQLFESWYNNDSNKAEDISTLVAKFSAEGNAKVNAVCDDTIEVFTAEQWNTFDSKKQQEILLQYRLTYLAETEVNWCPALGTVLANDEIVHGVSERGGHPVMRKKMTQWSMRISAYAERLLQGLDTIDWTDSLKESQRNWIGKSVGASVTFNVIPNVTLSAVEESLKIEVFTTRPDTIFGVSFMTLAPEHDLVSKITTPEQKTEVEAYILATAKRSERDRMADVKTISGAFTGAYAEHPFSKEPIPIWIGDYVLAGYGTGAVMSVPCGDQRDYDFAKHFNIAIPNVFEGADISKEAFASKDNVVIANSDFLNGMNYKKASKRAIYDLEQMGQGEGKTNYRLRDAVFSRQRYWGEPFPVYYVNGMPQMIDKAHLPITLPEVEKYLPTETGEPPLGRADVWAWDTNTNTVVPNVNLSAVEGEDNGIYPLELNTMPGWAGSSWYFFSYMEEKAKRGEDFASQDALNYWENVDLYIGGSEHATGHLLYSRFWTKFLKDREFVGVDEPFKKLINQGMILGTSAFVYGVWVSFSNYNTISDSDEDNLDIIAVDVARPFLLVFSKEKLDKINQEGEIAEVIKWVKLNYPNSKPISEIDRSKPATNVFRTAAYRGHVDVSFVNASDELDFDSFKKWRQVFYNAQLLNDSPYKVYREVEKMSKSKYNVVSPDAICEQYGADSLRLYEMFLGPLEQAKPWNTAGITGVHGFLKKLWKLYVGEAGLIVNDATPTKDNLKTLHKTIKKVQEDIENFSFNTSVSTFMIAVNELTAQKCTSKAVLEPLLVLLSPYAPHITEELYSQLGNEGSISTASFPIFEASHLVESSKNYPISFNGKMRFTLELPMDMSKDEIEKAVMANEKTIAQLDGRTPKKIIVVPGKIVNIVG
- a CDS encoding DUF6370 family protein, whose translation is MKNISLVLVLFLCLACNKKEEVKVVEISCGQCQFGLTSEDGCSLAVRLDDKAYFVDGAAIDDFGDAHAEGTGFCEVIRKAEVTGVVMDNRFKANSVKMLD